From Pirellulales bacterium:
CATCGTTGCCATCCAGCCACAACTGAACCGCCCGATCTTTGGTTTCGGGAACAATCGTGCAAATCATGTCTCCTTCCTTGAGAAACTGGCTCCCTTGATTGGGAGTGATCTGCAGGATAAAGCCATCAAAGGGAGCCAAAATGACCTGGTCCCGCTGGCGGGAAACTTTAATCCGGGCCTCCAGGACTTCCTTTTCCGCTTTACTTAATTCCTGCTGCGCCTTGGCGACATCGCTTTCCGCCTTGGAAATATCCCCCCGGGCCTTGGTCAGGCTGGCCTGGGCGTATTCGATATCACCCTGGGCTTTTTGGATTTTTGCATGGCGGTCCCGCTCTTTGGCCGCCAGTTCGGATTCGGCCGAATCGACGTAGGATTCGGCCCGCTTGACTTTAGCCTGGTATTCGATCAATTTTCGCTCGATTTCCTGCAATTTTTGTAGGGAAATATTACCCGCCTGCTGCAGGCGTTTGGTCCGGTCAAATTCCGCCTGAAGCTGCGGGATGGCGGCGTTGTATTCATCCAACTGGTGCTTTTCGGCCTGGAGCTTATCCGCGGCCATTTGCACGTAGGCCTCTTGCGAGGCGACTGTTTCATCCTTGACGTTTTGATAGGCGCGCAATTGTCCTTCCAACGCCGAGATGATGGCCTTGGAGGCGAGCAGCATCCGTTCATTTGCCTGCAATTGGTCCTTGGCGGCCTTGGCCTGGTTTTCGGTGTTGGCCAACTGATCAGCCAGGCGTTGGCTGTAATCCTCGTCCAAGTCGCTAATTTCGACGATCATCTGGCCTTTGGTGACACGGGCGTTTTCTTCGATGCCATCCCCCCAGCGGACAATTCGCCCCTTGATGGGGGCCTCGATGGTTTGCGATCTTTCCCCGGGCGCAAACGCGATCACATTGCCGCTGCCGGTCACGGACTGCTGCCAGGGGGCAAATGCCAAAAACAACACCGCCGCCACCAGCGTCATAAATAAGAGTTTGGCGATCCAACGGGCTTTTTTAGAGGAGCGCACCAAGCGCAGGGAGGGAACCGCGTCCTCGCTATAAGCCACGGGAGACAACAGCGGCTGACGGTCCGTGTGCCCCTGGGCGGGCGCATGATCAGCGGGATGGAGCGTGGTCGGGGACATATCAACAATTCTCGAATTATGTTAAGGGAAATTGAAGTTGCCGCTGGCAGAGCCGCGCCAGCGATGCCCGACCGGTCACCAGCACCAGGGTTCTTCCCCGTTCGCTGGCGCACAGCCGCAATAAAATCGCCTCGGCTTCGTCATCTGGCAAGGTATCCAACGTGCCATCCACCAAAAGCACCGATGGTTGCTGAACCAGCGCGCGGGCCAGCATCAGTTTACGTAATTGATTCCCCGTGAGGGGTTGGCCATTGGTCGCCACCACCGTATCCAGTCCCTGCGGTAAATCCAGCACATCGTCCAGCAGGCCCACCTGTTCCAAGGCCCGCTGTAATTCGGACGCGGAAATATCGGCCCGACCGAGATGGATGTTTTCGGCGATGGTCCTTTCAAAAACCTCAATATCGCGAACCAACACCACCACCGAGCGCAATAAATCGGTGGGCAGCCCGCGGTAATCCAATCCGCCAATCGCGACATGGCCACTTTGGGGCGTGCGCAGTCCATATAATAAGTCTAACATAACGCTCTTGCCGCCGCCGCTAGGTCCGACCAGGACGATGCGTTCTCCCGCGGAAATCGTCAAATCCAGGTTTTTTAACACTGGAGGACGATGGGGAAAACTATAACTGACCTGCTGCATCCGCAAATCGGGATTATCCGGGAGCTTGGCCAGCATTTGGCTTCCCTGGGGTTCAATGGGAAGCTCAAATAGGTGATTTAGCTTATCCATCGAGGCCATGACATCATAAAAGCTTTCCAAATGTTTACCCAATTTGGCAAATGAGTCCACAATGGTCGCCACAATCAGGTTGGCCGCGACCAGTTGGCCCAGGGTCATTTGCTGCGAAATGACGAGCCACCCCCCCAGGCCCAACAGCACCGTGGTGGCCAGGGCCTGCATTCCCAGGGCAAACATAATCTGGCGTATGAGGATGCGAAAATGCCGTTGGCGGGCGATTAAATATTCCGAAGAGATCTGATCGACGCGTTCCATCGCAAAGCGCGCCGCGCCATTATAACGCAGCGCAATGGGTGAATCGGACAGATCCTCCAGCCAACTGGCCATATTGTATTTGGTGCGGGACTCGGCGATCGAGGATTGGATCGCCCCCCGTCCCATCACAAATAACACGATCACCAACATCGTGACCAGGATAATATCAAATCCCAATAGCCAGGGATGATAAAACGCTAGCACCGCCATGCCAATAAACGTATTTAATACCAGTGAAATGCCGTCCAGCAGCAATTGCGCGGTGACTTTTTGCACGGTGACAATTTCAAAGTAGCGATTGACCAGTTCCCGCCCCGACTGCCGGTCCAGGGCTTCGCTGCGCACGCGAGGCAAACGATAGGCCAAATCCGCCACGATCCGCGCAAAAAGCCGCCGCTGAATAATTTCCACGACAAACGTCTGCAACGTCCGCAAGGCCGCCTGAAAAGCCAAAATAATAAATAACATGATCGCCAGGATGATCACTGGCTGGAAAAACCGCCCAAAGGCGACCGTGCTGACCAACGACTCCACGGCCAAGGGCGTAGCCAGTGACAATAGGCCAATCACCACCGCAAAAATCAGCACCATCCATATGTCATACCATTCGGGCTTTAATAGTTCCCAAAACTGGCGGTGCGGGGCGCTATGTTCGTGATGCTCGGCCCAGCCAGCGTGATCCAAGGTCTCAATGGCGAACACCCGCGCGACCGGGGGGACATTTTTACTTTCCAGGTACTGCTCTAACTTTTCCGGCTCGAGCGTACGAACTTCCGACGCCGCGGCCTCAAACAGGGTCACGCCATGATGGTCCAAACTGGTCAAACCCAGCCAAGTTTGGTCGGGTAACAGCATGATCGCCTGCAATCCAGCCTGGCATAGCTCCAAAAGCTGCTGGTGGGTGCAATCAATGACCCGGCAGCGCTGGTCCAGCGTATGCTCGGCCGTTAATAACCATTTTGACCAATCATCGGGGAGTGTCTCTGGCTGTTGGGCGGCGTTTTCCTCCAAAGTGCGCCGCAACCGCGCGCGATCCACCGTATGCCCGGTCTCCAAGGACCAATGGTCAAAGATCCACAGGACCTGGCTGAGGTGTTGCAGGCGCAGATCCGCGGGATTGGCGGAAGGAAGCGGCGTGCTCATAGTTGGAGTGGCAGGGAAAACGGCAAAAAGAATGGTTTAGCGGCGGCGGCTGACGTTTTGGGGGGATGACGCCGGCGGCGGCCAGACACAGGGATCAAATTTGCGGTCCAGGGCCTGCCGCGTGCGTTCAATCGCGCGGTCCAGGCAGGCCTGTCGTTGTCGGTCGATGGCGGTCACTGTCATTTTACCAGTTGGAGAAAATTGCACCGTAACGCGGCACAGTTGCTCTCCCCCCTCCCGCGGGGATTCCGCCAATTCCACGGCAATCTGGACCAGGCGGGACTGAAAACGGGACAACGCGAGCCGAATCCGTCGTTCGATGGCTTGACGGGTCCCGGCGTTGAGTTTGGCGGTGGAGGCGGAAATGGCGATCTGCATATAAAATCCCGCAATGGGGTGTACGCCCAAGTATACGGCATTATTTGTAAAATAGACGCAAAGATATTCTTGTGCTAACCTATAGATAATATCTATGAATGGAGGCCCCCCCGTGGATTGGCTGAATTATCATCATTTGCTGTACTTTTGGACCGTCGCCCGCGAGGGGGGGCTGACCCCCGCCGCCGCCAAATTGCACCTTTCCCAGCCCACCCTCAGCAGCCAAATCCAAAAACTGGAACGCGCCTTAGGCCTCAAACTTTGGCGGCGCGTGGGGCGCGGAATTCAATTGACTGATGATGGCCAGGTGGTTTACCGCTATGCCAATGACATCTTTTCACTCGGCCACGAACTCCTCGACACCCTGCGGGGCCGTCCCGTCGATCAACCGTTGCCGTTTACCGTGGGCATCCCGGACATCCTGCCCAAGCTAGTCGTGCATCAATTACTCCGTCCTTGCCTGGAATTGGCCGAGCAATTAAATCTGGTCTGTTACGAGGGGAAGCTTCCTGGACTGTTGGAGGACTTGGCCGCGCACCGGCTGGATTTGGTTTTATCGGACTCTCCCGCAGGGCCGGCGCAAAGCGTGCGGGTGTACAACCACTTATTGGGAACCTGCGGCACCACGATTTTTGGCGTGGCGCGGTGGGCCCGGCGCTACCGGCGAAATTTCCCTCAGTCGCTGGCCGGAGCTCCGCATTTACTCCCCACGTCTAACACGGCCTTTCGCCGGTCGATCGACCAGTGGCTGGATAGCATGCAACTGCGACTGGAGATTGTGGGGGAATTTGAGGATAGCGCGTTATTAAAGACTTTTGGCCAAGCCGGGCGAGGGTTGTTCTTTGGACCTTCCGCCATCGAGGCGGAAATTTGCCGCCAATACAAAGTCACTGTGGTGGGACGAATTCCGGAACTGCGGGAAAATTATTATGCCATTTCGGTGGAGCGCAGGCTCAAGCATCCCGCGGTGGTCGCCATTTCGGCCGCGGCACGCAACCAGCTCTTTGCCAAATGAGCCATCCGGGGTCGGGAGTCTGCGAACGGTGTGCGGCGGCTACGTAGCGGGATTCGCCAGAATTCCGATTCGGGGTCGGGAGTCTGCGAATGGTGTGCGGCGGTTTGGCGGACCGGGTCTATTCGTTCGTGACTCGCGACCCCCTCGGGCCAAGCTGTTAACCTAGGGCGACGCCGCGCTTGCCCTAGGCTGGGATAGGTCGGACCTTTGGCCCGCAATGAATAAAATGCCTTTGGCCCACGAGCAATCAAGAGCCTTTGGCTTACAAAGCTGTTAATTCGTGGCTGGTCCCAACCTACTGTGTAGGAGCCGCAGCCACGACAATCACCCGTGTCTGCTCGGGGAACTTAACCTGTGTGTCTAGCAAACGGACAAGCCCATTCTCGACAACTCCGACAACAGCTACCGGACGGCGGGGTGGCAAGTATGACTCCAGCGGAAGCAGAACGTCGCCGGGCGTGACGTCAGGGATCAGCAGCATGGGTTCCGCGGACAACTGCTCGTCCAGCGCCTTGCGGTGCTCGCTGCGGGTGTCGGGTTGCGGCGTCGGCATAAAAATCCTCAGTAGGAGGTGATGACAAAAATCGGCGGGTCCCCGACCTCTCTCCGGGGTGCGTAATACAATCCCCTCTCTTTGAGCCGCCCAGCGGCGCAAGGATGCTAGCCGGGTGTGCAAACCCCTGGATCGCAGAATGGATAGGATGCAGAGCCGAGCAGCGGCGACGGAATGACACGGCACCGGGGACGGTGCCTGCTACATTTTGACACGGCACCGGGGACGGTGCCTGCTACATTCAATACGGCGACGGATGTACCTTTTCCTAGCCACAAATAAACGCCCACCAGACACGACTTTGCCGTGACGCGGCGAGATGATGATTTGCTTACCCGAACCGTGGGCTTGCGCCCACGGCTACGATCCGAAACCGCTTCGCGGTCTTCATTGCCGTGTGCCACTGCTGGACAAGCCAACAGTGGCACACGAAGGTAGCCTACCGTCTAACCTTAATCCACGGCATTTTTCACACCTTTTTCAAACCGTGCCACATATGCCAGGCCAAACGTCTCCGCCACCGCCCGGTTCGTTACCTCGCCGGCAAAAATGTTCACAGCGCGGGCGAGCGGGGGAAACGCCGTCGCCGCCGCCACCACGCCCAGGTTGGCCAGGCGCAGCACCCAGGGGAGTGTGACATTGCACAGGGCATAAGTGCTGGTCCGGCCCACCGCGCCGGGCATGTTGGTCACGCAGTAATGCAGGATTTCATCCACGATGTAGGTCGGCTCGCTATGGGTGGTGGGGCGACTGGTTTCGATGCAGCCTCCCTGGTCGATCGCCACATCCACGATCACCGCGCCATGTTTCATCAGTTTTAGATCTTCGCGACGGATCAAACGGGGGGCCTTGGCTCCGGGGATCAGCACCGCCCCGATGACCAAATCCGCCCGTTGCAGATGCTCGCGAATGGTATGCCGGTCGCTATACAGGCAATCGACGTTGGGGGGCGTGACATCATCCAGGTACCGCAGCCGGTCCATGTTGACATCCAGGAGGGCGATATTGGCTCCAAAGCCCGCGGCGATCTTGGCGGCGTTGGCCCCCACCACGCCCGCCCCCAGGATCAATATGTTGGCCGGGGCCACACCGGGAACCCCGCCCAGGAGTATTCCGCGTCCCATTTGGGGTTTTTCCAGATATTTGGCTCCTTCCTGCACACTCATGCGTCCCGCGACTTCGCTCATCGGGGTCAGCAGGGGGAGGCGGCCTTGGTCATCGCTGAGGGTTTCATAGGCAATGGCCGTGGCCCCTGTGGCCAAAAACTTGGTGGTAAGTTCATGATCCGCGGCAAAATGAAAATAGGTAAACAACGCCTGACCGGGGCGTAACAGGGCCAGCTCGTCCGGTTGCGGTTCCTTCACTTTGACGATGAGTTCCGCCTGGGCAAAGAGTTCCGCCGCGGTATCCAGCAATTTCGCCCCGGCGACTTCGTACTCGGCATCTGCCAAGCCCGATCCCACCCCCGCGCCGCACTGGACCAGCACCGTATGCCCCGCGCGGGTCAGTTCCTCGACCCCGACGGGCAGCATGGCGACGCGATATTCATCCCGTTTAATTTCCTTTGGTACGCCAATTTGCATGGGGAGTTCTGTGAATG
This genomic window contains:
- a CDS encoding ATP-binding cassette domain-containing protein; this encodes MSTPLPSANPADLRLQHLSQVLWIFDHWSLETGHTVDRARLRRTLEENAAQQPETLPDDWSKWLLTAEHTLDQRCRVIDCTHQQLLELCQAGLQAIMLLPDQTWLGLTSLDHHGVTLFEAAASEVRTLEPEKLEQYLESKNVPPVARVFAIETLDHAGWAEHHEHSAPHRQFWELLKPEWYDIWMVLIFAVVIGLLSLATPLAVESLVSTVAFGRFFQPVIILAIMLFIILAFQAALRTLQTFVVEIIQRRLFARIVADLAYRLPRVRSEALDRQSGRELVNRYFEIVTVQKVTAQLLLDGISLVLNTFIGMAVLAFYHPWLLGFDIILVTMLVIVLFVMGRGAIQSSIAESRTKYNMASWLEDLSDSPIALRYNGAARFAMERVDQISSEYLIARQRHFRILIRQIMFALGMQALATTVLLGLGGWLVISQQMTLGQLVAANLIVATIVDSFAKLGKHLESFYDVMASMDKLNHLFELPIEPQGSQMLAKLPDNPDLRMQQVSYSFPHRPPVLKNLDLTISAGERIVLVGPSGGGKSVMLDLLYGLRTPQSGHVAIGGLDYRGLPTDLLRSVVVLVRDIEVFERTIAENIHLGRADISASELQRALEQVGLLDDVLDLPQGLDTVVATNGQPLTGNQLRKLMLARALVQQPSVLLVDGTLDTLPDDEAEAILLRLCASERGRTLVLVTGRASLARLCQRQLQFPLT
- a CDS encoding HlyD family efflux transporter periplasmic adaptor subunit, which translates into the protein MSPTTLHPADHAPAQGHTDRQPLLSPVAYSEDAVPSLRLVRSSKKARWIAKLLFMTLVAAVLFLAFAPWQQSVTGSGNVIAFAPGERSQTIEAPIKGRIVRWGDGIEENARVTKGQMIVEISDLDEDYSQRLADQLANTENQAKAAKDQLQANERMLLASKAIISALEGQLRAYQNVKDETVASQEAYVQMAADKLQAEKHQLDEYNAAIPQLQAEFDRTKRLQQAGNISLQKLQEIERKLIEYQAKVKRAESYVDSAESELAAKERDRHAKIQKAQGDIEYAQASLTKARGDISKAESDVAKAQQELSKAEKEVLEARIKVSRQRDQVILAPFDGFILQITPNQGSQFLKEGDMICTIVPETKDRAVQLWLDGNDAPLVEPGRHVRLQFEGWPAIQFSGWPSVAVGTFGGKVISVDATDNGYGKFRVLIKPDPTDPPWPDVRFLRQGVRANGWVLLDRVPLWFEFWRRLNSFPPVVDLEKDEAKTEKKSKPPKLPKS
- the ald gene encoding alanine dehydrogenase; protein product: MQIGVPKEIKRDEYRVAMLPVGVEELTRAGHTVLVQCGAGVGSGLADAEYEVAGAKLLDTAAELFAQAELIVKVKEPQPDELALLRPGQALFTYFHFAADHELTTKFLATGATAIAYETLSDDQGRLPLLTPMSEVAGRMSVQEGAKYLEKPQMGRGILLGGVPGVAPANILILGAGVVGANAAKIAAGFGANIALLDVNMDRLRYLDDVTPPNVDCLYSDRHTIREHLQRADLVIGAVLIPGAKAPRLIRREDLKLMKHGAVIVDVAIDQGGCIETSRPTTHSEPTYIVDEILHYCVTNMPGAVGRTSTYALCNVTLPWVLRLANLGVVAAATAFPPLARAVNIFAGEVTNRAVAETFGLAYVARFEKGVKNAVD
- the nhaR gene encoding transcriptional activator NhaR, producing the protein MNGGPPVDWLNYHHLLYFWTVAREGGLTPAAAKLHLSQPTLSSQIQKLERALGLKLWRRVGRGIQLTDDGQVVYRYANDIFSLGHELLDTLRGRPVDQPLPFTVGIPDILPKLVVHQLLRPCLELAEQLNLVCYEGKLPGLLEDLAAHRLDLVLSDSPAGPAQSVRVYNHLLGTCGTTIFGVARWARRYRRNFPQSLAGAPHLLPTSNTAFRRSIDQWLDSMQLRLEIVGEFEDSALLKTFGQAGRGLFFGPSAIEAEICRQYKVTVVGRIPELRENYYAISVERRLKHPAVVAISAAARNQLFAK